One stretch of Dokdonia sp. Hel_I_53 DNA includes these proteins:
- a CDS encoding vWA domain-containing protein: protein MRKTQDRSGFVFKTYDAPEQSIFDKLLDIFQELITHTSGDFDEAMDWLKELDKEYKLTTEEYTLDDFVEELKEKGYIREELKPDGNQGTAITEKTERAIRKRALDQIFGKLKKSTQGNHRSKQSGRGDEHTGDYRAYRFGDPLERISMTESLRNAQINNGVGDFHLSENDLVVEETHHKAQMSTVLMIDISHSMILYGEDRITPAKKVAMALAQLITTRYPKDSLDIIVYGNDAWPIKIKDLPYLQVGPYHTNTVAGLNLAMDILRRKRNSNKQIFNITDGKPSCLKLKDGRYYKNPNGLDEYIVGKCYSMARQARKLHIPITTFMIANDPYLQQFVDNFTEANQGKAFYTGLQGLGEMIFQDYETNRKKRIR from the coding sequence ATGAGAAAAACACAAGATCGGAGCGGGTTTGTCTTTAAAACCTATGATGCTCCAGAACAATCTATTTTTGATAAATTACTAGATATCTTTCAAGAACTAATTACCCACACTTCTGGAGACTTTGATGAAGCTATGGACTGGCTCAAAGAACTAGATAAAGAATATAAGTTAACTACAGAAGAGTATACGCTTGATGATTTTGTGGAAGAGCTTAAGGAGAAGGGGTATATCCGGGAAGAATTAAAACCTGATGGAAATCAAGGAACAGCGATAACAGAAAAAACAGAAAGAGCAATACGTAAGAGGGCACTAGATCAAATTTTTGGGAAACTTAAGAAAAGCACACAGGGCAACCACAGGTCGAAGCAAAGTGGTCGCGGTGATGAACACACTGGAGATTATAGAGCATATCGTTTTGGGGACCCTTTAGAACGCATCTCAATGACTGAAAGTTTACGTAATGCACAAATTAATAATGGAGTAGGAGATTTTCATCTAAGTGAAAATGATCTTGTTGTAGAAGAAACGCACCATAAAGCTCAAATGAGCACTGTCTTAATGATAGATATATCTCACAGTATGATTTTGTATGGAGAGGATCGTATCACTCCAGCAAAAAAAGTAGCGATGGCGCTCGCTCAACTTATAACAACGAGATATCCTAAAGATTCGCTAGATATTATTGTATATGGAAACGATGCCTGGCCTATTAAAATTAAAGATTTACCCTATTTACAAGTAGGACCATACCATACCAATACGGTAGCAGGTTTAAATCTCGCAATGGATATTCTACGTAGAAAACGGAATTCTAACAAACAGATATTTAATATCACAGATGGCAAACCCTCGTGTTTAAAATTAAAAGATGGGAGGTATTACAAAAACCCAAATGGTCTTGATGAGTATATAGTAGGCAAATGCTATAGTATGGCGCGTCAAGCGCGAAAACTGCACATACCCATCACAACTTTCATGATTGCAAATGACCCTTATTTACAACAATTTGTAGATAATTTTACAGAGGCAAATCAAGGAAAAGCATTTTACACTGGATTACAAGGATTAGGGGAAATGATTTTTCAAGATTATGAGACAAATAGAAAAAAGAGAATACGATAA